DNA sequence from the Cellulophaga sp. HaHaR_3_176 genome:
CCTTCTTCTTTAATAAGAATACTTAAGTCACCCAAATCTGGCAGTGCAACAGCATTACCGTAACTACCTGCTTGATGTAATACGCCAGAACTTCCTGTTGTTGATGTATAAGGGAATACTACTACAGCACTATCCTTAAAAATCTTTTCTACATCTTCTTCAGCAACATAACCTGTAAAGCGTATTTGGTCAACATAACTATATTTTTTTTTAACATTATCTAAATACCCTGGAGTGTTAGGACTATCAGTGCCAGCAATTACAATTTTAATATTTTCTTTAGTTCTATTACGTATTATTTCAACTGCTTCTATTAATATTTCAACTTTTTTATATGTTCCAAATTTTCCGAAAGCCATTACCTGCTTAGGTCCTTTAGGTAAATCATATGTAGGCGTTGGAGGTGTTTCAAAAGCTCCGTGTGGTATTAATACAATATTATTTGCATTATATTTAGCTTCTAAAATTGCAACATATTTACTTATAGTTACTGCTACAAAATCGGAGGCAAGAACAAAACGAGTTAACGTAGTACCTATAAAATTATATATTTTTTTTAATATTTTATTTTCAGTAAAACCTGCATTTTCTAAATCTACTTGTTCTAATATATTATGTAATAATGATATGGTTGGAATACCTTTTAATTTGCAAATAGCAGGTAATAATAAACCTAATGCTGCAGGTATTTTCTTGTCTCCAAACTTTAGAAATTGAAGGTTAAATAATACTGCATCTGGTTTTGTTTCAGATAATACTTTGTTTACACTAAAAATATTTTTATAACTATTAAAACTCCAACACTCTTTAACTGTTATTTTACAACCGTTTTTTTCAAAAGATAAATCTTTTTCACCTTCAGTTTTATCACATACTAAAATAAGTTCAGTCACTTGCTTTTGCATTCTAAAATGTTTAACTAAATAGTAGCCATACTCTGTTAAAGTTACTTTACTTGG
Encoded proteins:
- a CDS encoding glycosyltransferase produces the protein MKLAIVTAYPPSKVTLTEYGYYLVKHFRMQKQVTELILVCDKTEGEKDLSFEKNGCKITVKECWSFNSYKNIFSVNKVLSETKPDAVLFNLQFLKFGDKKIPAALGLLLPAICKLKGIPTISLLHNILEQVDLENAGFTENKILKKIYNFIGTTLTRFVLASDFVAVTISKYVAILEAKYNANNIVLIPHGAFETPPTPTYDLPKGPKQVMAFGKFGTYKKVEILIEAVEIIRNRTKENIKIVIAGTDSPNTPGYLDNVKKKYSYVDQIRFTGYVAEEDVEKIFKDSAVVVFPYTSTTGSSGVLHQAGSYGNAVALPDLGDLSILIKEEGYKGEFFDAENADSLANAVQNIITDDAYRRSLGHINYTAACSLPMSKITEMYLSHFNTIIEKKSTSIVLQEENA